CGACGCCTGGCTGCTGGAGGGCCGTGACTCGGACGGAGTCACTTGGTCCAACCGCAACGCCTACGCGCGCATGGCGCTGGAGCCGGACCGGCGCATCGACTACGTGTTCGTCGACTACCCGCTGCGCGACGGGCGCGGCAAGGTCGAGGCCTGCCGCGTGGTGTGCAACGACGAGCGCGCGGGGGTCTGGCCCAGCGACCACTTCGGGCTGGTCGCGGACCTGCGCACTGACCCGCTCTAGCAGCGGGTGCGCAAGTGCCCGGAGCGCGGGTAGGGTGCCCGCGCGACCATCGGATTTGCACTAATCTTCGCCCATGAAGTTCCGGCTCTTCGCCCTGCTCGATCCGCCGCTCTCGCAGATCGGCGACAGCAACTCGGCGAAGCTGGCGTGGGTGGTGCGGCTGCGCTGGATCGCGCTGTTCGCCCAGGGACTCTCGATCCTGCCCGCGCTGCAGTTCGACCTGCTCGAGCCCGGGCGCGTGCCGGTGTTTCTCGGCGTGGTGGCGCTGCTCGCAGGGCTGAACGCAGTCACTTGGGCGCGGCTGCGGCGCGGCCCCGAGGTGTCACAGCTCGAGCTCGGCGCGCAGCTGTTCGCCGACATCGCGGCGCTGTCCGCGCTGCTGGGTCTCTCGGGCGGGGCCTGGAACCCGCTCGTGCCGCTGTTGTTCTTCCACGCCGGTCTGGGCGCGCTGTTGCTCGAGGGCCGGGTGTCGCTGGGCTTCTTCTGGAGCCTGGTCGCGTGTCTGGCCTTCGTACAGGCCTTCGGTCACGTGCCGCCGGGCCTGGCCGAGACCCGCGTGTCTCCCGCCGTGCTGTTCCCCGCGCAGTTCCTCGTGGCCGGCGTGTTCTGGCTGTTCACGACCTGGCTGTCACACACGCTGGCGGCGCTGCAGGCGCACGTGCACGCGCGCCGCCAGGAGCAGGGCCGCATCGACCGCCTGCGCGCGGTGGGCGCGCTGGCCGCGGGTCTCTCGCACGAGTTCGCCACGCCGCTCAACACCGCCATGCTGAAGCTCGAGAGACTGGCGCGGAAGCTCGACCTCGCAGCCGATCCGGCGCTGCGCGAGGCCAGCGAGGCGCTGGCCCGCTGCGAGGAGGTGCTGCGCCAGATGGCCGGCTCTCAGCTGCGGCCCGACGCGCTCAGCCTCGAGGTCGAAGACGTGGGCGACCTGGTCGAGAAGGTCTGCAGCGGCCTGCGCGCCGAAGACCCCGCCGTGCCGCTGCGCTTCCAGCGCGAGCGCGGCCCGGCGCACGTGGTGGTGCCGGCCGTGGCCTTCACGCAGGCCGTGCTGAACCTCGTGGACAACGCGCTCGAGGAGAGCAGCGCCGACGCACCGGCCGAGGTCGAGGTGCGGGCGACACCGGAGCGTGTCAGCGTCGAAGTGCGCGATCACGGGCCAGGCTGGCCGGAGCTGGTGCGCGCGCACCTGGGCGAGCCGTTC
The nucleotide sequence above comes from Myxococcota bacterium. Encoded proteins:
- a CDS encoding ATP-binding protein; this encodes MKFRLFALLDPPLSQIGDSNSAKLAWVVRLRWIALFAQGLSILPALQFDLLEPGRVPVFLGVVALLAGLNAVTWARLRRGPEVSQLELGAQLFADIAALSALLGLSGGAWNPLVPLLFFHAGLGALLLEGRVSLGFFWSLVACLAFVQAFGHVPPGLAETRVSPAVLFPAQFLVAGVFWLFTTWLSHTLAALQAHVHARRQEQGRIDRLRAVGALAAGLSHEFATPLNTAMLKLERLARKLDLAADPALREASEALARCEEVLRQMAGSQLRPDALSLEVEDVGDLVEKVCSGLRAEDPAVPLRFQRERGPAHVVVPAVAFTQAVLNLVDNALEESSADAPAEVEVRATPERVSVEVRDHGPGWPELVRAHLGEPFVTTRPGGVGLGLYFAYTLAETIGGTLELDATPGGGAIARLVLPAAQVAEARP